In a genomic window of Micromonospora cremea:
- a CDS encoding HAD-IIA family hydrolase encodes MSVDAGGRLIDGYTLVVFDLDGVIYLIDRPIPGAVEAVARLHAEGRGVAYATNNASRRSSEVADLLTRMGVPARPEEVLTSAAASAELLRDRLPAGAPVLVVGAEALRAELRAVGLTPVSRADEKPAAVVQGYGPQVGWAELAEASLAVRAGAIWIATNTDRTLPSGRGPLPGNGALVAVLRTALERDPDVVVGKPEAALFETAARRSDGGRALIVGDRLDTDIEGARRAGLDSLLVLTGVSRVPELLAAEPGRRPTYVAQDLAGLFDPAAVVRVPGPADAGGWSVTARDGGLELAGSGRALDALAALCAAAWSAPAVPQIRPAGPDAARVLESFGLPAGG; translated from the coding sequence GTGAGCGTGGACGCCGGGGGGCGGCTGATCGACGGGTACACCCTGGTCGTCTTCGACCTGGACGGGGTGATCTACCTGATCGACCGGCCGATCCCCGGCGCCGTCGAGGCGGTGGCCCGGCTGCACGCCGAGGGGCGGGGGGTGGCGTACGCCACCAACAACGCCTCGCGCCGGTCCAGCGAGGTCGCCGACCTGCTGACCCGGATGGGCGTGCCAGCCCGGCCGGAGGAGGTGCTCACCTCCGCTGCGGCCTCGGCGGAGCTGCTGCGCGACCGGCTGCCCGCCGGCGCGCCGGTGCTGGTGGTCGGCGCGGAGGCTTTGCGCGCCGAGCTGCGCGCTGTCGGGCTGACCCCGGTCTCCCGGGCGGACGAGAAGCCGGCCGCGGTGGTGCAGGGCTACGGTCCGCAGGTCGGCTGGGCCGAGCTGGCCGAGGCGTCGCTCGCGGTGCGGGCCGGCGCGATCTGGATCGCCACCAACACCGACCGGACGCTGCCCAGTGGCCGGGGACCACTGCCCGGCAACGGCGCGCTGGTCGCCGTGCTGCGTACGGCGCTGGAGCGGGACCCTGACGTGGTGGTCGGCAAGCCGGAGGCGGCGCTGTTCGAGACTGCTGCCCGGCGCAGCGACGGCGGCCGGGCGCTGATCGTCGGCGACCGGTTGGACACCGACATCGAGGGCGCACGCCGGGCCGGGCTGGACAGTCTGCTCGTGCTCACCGGCGTCAGCCGCGTACCCGAACTGCTCGCCGCCGAGCCGGGGCGCCGTCCCACGTACGTCGCGCAGGACCTGGCGGGGCTCTTCGACCCGGCGGCGGTGGTGCGGGTCCCGGGCCCGGCGGACGCCGGCGGCTGGTCGGTGACGGCCCGCGATGGCGGGCTGGAGCTGGCCGGCTCGGGTCGGGCGCTGGACGCGCTGGCCGCGCTCTGCGCGGCGGCCTGGTCGGCCCCGGCGGTGCCGCAGATCCGCCCGGCGGGTCCGGATGCGGCCCGCGTGTTGGAGAGCTTCGGTCTGCCAGCGGGAGGATGA
- a CDS encoding SCP2 sterol-binding domain-containing protein, whose amino-acid sequence MASVDECRQALQELAARLDRNAETVRERIDLDRTLACRITDLDTAFHGRISGGRLVELTDGDDPKAKIALSTSSDDLLALVRGDLDVTGAVASRRVSIKANPFDLMKLRKLL is encoded by the coding sequence GTGGCCAGCGTGGACGAGTGCCGGCAGGCATTACAGGAGCTGGCCGCCCGGCTGGATCGCAACGCCGAGACGGTCCGCGAACGGATCGATCTGGACCGCACGCTGGCCTGCCGGATCACCGACCTGGACACCGCCTTCCACGGCCGGATCAGCGGCGGGCGGCTGGTCGAGCTGACCGACGGCGACGACCCCAAGGCCAAGATCGCGCTGAGCACCTCCAGCGACGACCTGCTCGCCCTGGTCCGCGGCGACCTGGACGTCACCGGCGCGGTGGCCTCCCGCCGGGTGTCGATCAAGGCCAACCCGTTCGACCTGATGAAGCTGCGCAAGCTGCTCTGA
- a CDS encoding phasin family protein, whose amino-acid sequence MQDAWRAYLELAMGLAEAPRKKAQDVARRLVGSGGATAAQLQALGEELVTTGAANREALTKLVRFEVDRALGAVGLATADEVAELTRRVRDLERQLREARAAEPASGPPAGPAPEPEAPRAPRPDAGLVPSDGPAGAPVSAPVAKKAVAKKAVAKKAVAKKAVVKKAIARKPPATISRTSDEAPTPSDMPAKKAVGEQRPDDAR is encoded by the coding sequence ATGCAGGACGCGTGGCGCGCCTACCTCGAATTGGCCATGGGCCTGGCGGAGGCGCCCCGGAAGAAGGCCCAGGACGTGGCGCGTCGCCTCGTCGGCTCCGGCGGCGCGACCGCCGCCCAACTCCAGGCCCTCGGCGAGGAGCTGGTGACCACCGGCGCCGCCAACCGGGAGGCGCTGACCAAGCTGGTCCGTTTCGAGGTCGATCGGGCGCTGGGCGCGGTCGGCCTGGCGACCGCGGACGAGGTGGCCGAGCTGACCCGACGGGTGCGCGACCTGGAACGGCAGTTGCGCGAGGCGCGGGCTGCCGAGCCGGCCAGCGGGCCGCCCGCCGGTCCCGCCCCGGAGCCCGAGGCGCCCCGGGCCCCGCGGCCCGACGCCGGTCTGGTGCCGTCGGACGGCCCGGCGGGCGCGCCGGTCTCCGCGCCGGTGGCCAAGAAGGCCGTGGCGAAGAAGGCGGTCGCGAAGAAGGCCGTGGCGAAGAAGGCGGTCGTCAAGAAGGCCATCGCGCGAAAGCCACCGGCGACGATCAGCCGGACCAGCGACGAGGCCCCGACTCCGTCGGACATGCCGGCCAAGAAGGCGGTCGGTGAGCAGCGGCCGGACGACGCGCGGTGA